Proteins from a genomic interval of Caulobacter sp. NIBR1757:
- the metG gene encoding methionine--tRNA ligase: MSDQIFNITTPIYYVNGPPHIAHAYTSVNSDVIARFMRLDGRKVWFVTGTDEHGQKVAQAARAEGCEPLEFCDRISARFQDMNRLMNISHDDFIRTTEPRHKNAVRAMWEKLKASGYIYEGVFAGWYSVRDEQFFDEAELVDGQAPTGAPVEWVEERNLFFRLSAFGEALLEFYDSHPDFIAPASRRNEVVGFVREGLRDLSISRASFDWGIPVPGHPGQVTYVWLDALLNYATSAGYPDSLAANGVWPADVHVVGKDIIRFHCVFWPAFLMAADLPLPKRVFAHGWWTVEGEKMSKSLDNFIPPERLTERFGVDGVRFFLVREMAFGADGDMTEVALQRRIVGELGNEFGNLAHRTLTMIARYCDGRTPAPGVLTAQDEALLAQAAAMLPALRLQFGEQALQAATQVIWNVVGAANKYLQDEAPWTRAKGDPDRLKTILHVAAETLRRLALVLQPFVPDAAANLLDQLGVGPQARSFASFDQALVAGAPLPDPRVLFPRPESAPPPAGAMPSPM, translated from the coding sequence ATGAGCGACCAGATCTTCAACATCACCACGCCGATCTACTACGTGAACGGCCCGCCCCACATCGCCCACGCCTACACCTCGGTGAACAGCGACGTCATCGCGCGCTTCATGCGGCTGGACGGCCGCAAAGTCTGGTTCGTGACCGGCACCGACGAGCACGGCCAGAAGGTGGCCCAGGCCGCCCGCGCCGAAGGATGCGAGCCCCTGGAGTTCTGTGACCGCATCTCGGCCCGCTTTCAGGACATGAACCGGCTGATGAACATCAGCCATGACGACTTCATCCGCACGACCGAGCCCCGGCACAAAAACGCCGTGCGGGCGATGTGGGAGAAACTGAAGGCCAGCGGCTACATCTACGAGGGCGTCTTCGCCGGCTGGTATTCTGTCCGCGACGAGCAGTTCTTCGACGAGGCCGAGCTTGTCGATGGCCAGGCCCCGACAGGCGCCCCGGTCGAGTGGGTCGAGGAACGCAATCTCTTTTTCCGCCTGTCGGCCTTCGGCGAGGCGCTGCTGGAGTTCTACGACAGTCATCCCGACTTCATCGCTCCGGCCTCGCGCCGCAACGAGGTCGTCGGCTTCGTCCGCGAAGGCCTTCGCGACCTGTCCATCTCGCGGGCCAGTTTCGACTGGGGGATCCCGGTGCCGGGCCACCCGGGGCAGGTGACGTACGTCTGGCTCGACGCCCTGCTCAACTACGCGACCTCGGCCGGCTATCCGGACAGCCTGGCGGCCAACGGCGTCTGGCCGGCGGACGTGCATGTGGTCGGCAAGGACATCATCCGCTTCCACTGCGTGTTCTGGCCGGCGTTCCTGATGGCCGCCGATCTGCCTCTGCCCAAGCGTGTCTTCGCCCACGGCTGGTGGACCGTCGAAGGCGAGAAGATGTCCAAGTCGCTGGACAACTTCATCCCGCCGGAGCGTCTGACCGAGCGGTTCGGTGTCGATGGCGTGCGCTTCTTCCTCGTGCGGGAGATGGCCTTCGGAGCCGACGGTGACATGACCGAAGTCGCCCTGCAGCGCCGGATCGTCGGAGAGCTCGGCAACGAGTTCGGCAACCTCGCCCATCGGACGCTGACGATGATCGCCCGCTATTGCGATGGGCGGACACCGGCGCCCGGCGTGCTCACCGCGCAGGATGAAGCGCTGCTGGCCCAGGCCGCGGCCATGCTTCCGGCCCTGCGCCTGCAGTTCGGCGAGCAGGCCCTGCAGGCGGCGACCCAGGTCATCTGGAACGTCGTCGGCGCGGCGAACAAGTACCTGCAGGACGAAGCCCCCTGGACCCGCGCCAAGGGCGATCCCGACCGTTTGAAGACCATCCTGCATGTCGCGGCCGAGACTCTTCGTCGCCTGGCCCTGGTGCTTCAGCCCTTCGTCCCGGATGCGGCGGCGAACCTGCTCGACCAGCTCGGTGTCGGTCCGCAGGCGCGCAGTTTCGCTTCCTTCGATCAGGCCCTTGTCGCCGGGGCGCCGCTGCCTGACCCGCGGGTGCTGTTCCCGCGTCCCGAGTCCGCGCCGCCGCCCGCGGGGGCCATGCCCAGCCCGATGTGA
- the metK gene encoding methionine adenosyltransferase — protein sequence MTMHMPTAAVSAVTERTAEHVGRGHPDKATDQMADALLDNVLEIARKVAGDDENSLDHPRYQRTAIEALTKDNLVMLSGEMKLGPKVAAAFDPEAVIREVWRNVGYAGSETMTVINHLRRQSADITRGVDLTGASEGAGDQGIMVGYATNETPTMMPLEWDMAQRLAMAIDELQRNRTLPWLGSDIKTQVTLSAADEVIKVIIAAQHAEEVSTEEVRRALMEQAVMPLMGDIDPDQVVINGTGRFVTGGPIGDAGVVGRKIVVDAYGPGVPVGGGAYSGKDPTKVDRSAAYMARHVAKAVVAHRVSDANACMVRIAYGIGQTQPAMVTAMTDNGQDLGAWVRRHFDLSPRGIINSLDLLRMSEGGRGWAYQDAAAFGHYGRAMFPWERIADVV from the coding sequence ATGACTATGCACATGCCCACGGCGGCCGTCTCGGCCGTCACCGAGCGGACCGCCGAACACGTCGGCCGGGGCCACCCGGACAAGGCCACCGACCAGATGGCCGACGCCCTTCTCGACAACGTCTTGGAGATTGCCAGGAAAGTCGCCGGCGACGACGAGAACTCGCTCGACCACCCCCGCTATCAGCGGACGGCCATCGAGGCCCTGACCAAGGACAACCTCGTCATGCTCAGTGGCGAGATGAAGCTGGGGCCGAAGGTGGCCGCCGCCTTCGATCCGGAGGCCGTTATCCGCGAGGTCTGGCGGAACGTCGGCTACGCTGGTTCGGAGACGATGACGGTGATCAACCACCTGCGTCGCCAGTCGGCCGACATTACGCGGGGCGTCGATCTTACCGGCGCCAGCGAGGGCGCCGGCGACCAGGGCATCATGGTCGGCTACGCCACCAACGAGACCCCGACCATGATGCCGCTTGAGTGGGATATGGCTCAGCGGCTGGCCATGGCCATCGACGAACTGCAGCGGAACAGGACGCTGCCGTGGCTGGGCTCCGACATCAAGACCCAGGTGACCCTGTCGGCCGCTGACGAGGTGATCAAGGTGATCATCGCGGCGCAGCACGCGGAGGAGGTATCGACCGAGGAGGTCCGCCGGGCGCTGATGGAACAGGCGGTGATGCCGCTGATGGGCGACATCGACCCTGATCAGGTGGTGATCAACGGCACCGGTCGGTTCGTGACGGGCGGTCCCATCGGCGACGCCGGCGTGGTCGGGCGCAAGATCGTCGTCGACGCCTATGGCCCGGGTGTTCCGGTCGGCGGCGGCGCCTACTCAGGCAAGGACCCGACCAAGGTCGATCGCAGCGCCGCCTACATGGCGCGGCATGTCGCCAAGGCGGTCGTCGCCCACCGCGTCTCCGACGCCAACGCCTGCATGGTCCGGATCGCCTACGGTATCGGCCAGACCCAGCCGGCCATGGTCACGGCGATGACCGACAACGGTCAGGACCTTGGGGCCTGGGTGCGCCGCCACTTCGACCTCTCGCCCCGCGGCATCATCAACAGCCTCGACCTGCTGCGGATGAGCGAGGGCGGCAGGGGCTGGGCCTATCAGGACGCCGCTGCCTTCGGCCACTACGGCCGGGCCATGTTCCCCTGGGAACGCATCGCCGACGTCGTCTGA
- a CDS encoding NACHT domain-containing protein, whose protein sequence is MKGPARRNRDDRPPPGGPEEARQRVLGNVIRTGRESIKDPKTGAHPTQAKFYALCREAEGTPSGLRAGYLFAQFTASSRRWMGLVERGIEPIKPGHARLFEKVCGWPEGILDAQFDSAEAFQDLLTSWGDRVVLPASFPSGLSDGAYAAGEDHSPVRLNGIKPQVVQRAALPTRKALAAEIDHGLRKNRLQSLRLVVVQGEQGIGKSQLIAQWWNEHGKDHFDRNTFTLDCARLGGDQIVVALNDFFLRSKPTAELTPALPARLKQLSRLLIVLDGLSQEQNRPHPRPADDRQESPIPAGRADSAAFNRVREFVLFLAQAGVRASVLLGVQTAEKTGDALGISGRLDASTGVEFVSPKRLSPEEGALLFQALEVGGLSLPDLQSLSARLQGLPISITAAAHYLREANAVQAEAFLTDIAKAGDFQFFDAFFERYLQAINSGAVDPQAHPHAYLRLLALMPGPVAKSRLDDLLAKGRIRRLQNGDTGLFERMRIAFVIDQDSHIDINPMVRSLLRQELARHVRESAPGVDRDRAELRWIHATAAISCHSRLPLRPSDYTIAEIEMIEGVLYHLLAVRDLLDEPQPGAAPDEDLRPLEDLLAEPLSPAAITRFCLEKIVRRYLMDRRTHRVTRILGQFETKARLLGLFFDGSDDGSGPRHLDVWDQVDLYGEIGVCWMHAGRLKLAHEALAKAMRCFQRMGLTVTQDSFPLLEGTQLRLWSETLSTYSLVQMRMGRTCSVVEDMLSPAVAVGARFARAVLVLDKPLDDEGKAKLRSARRLICRDAYVKFRAGDLDAALDGYGLALAIEKLGGGDKLSGDALRRYIEAKVRRGPCIPEDLLEADALIDRHLEHRRSPTAARRGSNDVISLYATKIMLQRALSNFAEAGAILEEALRHPFVQQGECSYVARIELELERYRLLIAQNAATPEAMQDLKRIVQDLEARHHGLLQSDAMLVLAEMEAEPDRSRTLSILERRMLHDGWSLRRGDVDTIRRGDSAVKSWGC, encoded by the coding sequence GTGAAGGGACCTGCCCGCCGCAATCGCGATGACCGGCCGCCGCCAGGCGGACCTGAGGAGGCGCGGCAGCGCGTGCTGGGCAATGTCATCCGCACCGGGCGGGAATCCATCAAGGATCCGAAAACCGGCGCCCATCCGACACAAGCCAAGTTCTACGCCCTGTGCCGCGAAGCCGAAGGTACGCCGTCCGGCTTACGGGCGGGCTATCTCTTCGCCCAGTTTACTGCGAGCTCACGCCGCTGGATGGGGCTGGTGGAGCGCGGAATCGAGCCCATCAAACCGGGCCATGCCCGCCTTTTCGAAAAGGTCTGCGGCTGGCCCGAAGGCATTCTCGACGCCCAGTTCGACAGCGCCGAAGCCTTTCAGGACCTCCTGACGTCCTGGGGAGACCGCGTCGTTCTTCCGGCGTCCTTCCCGTCGGGCCTAAGCGACGGGGCGTACGCCGCAGGCGAAGATCATTCGCCCGTCCGCCTGAATGGCATCAAACCGCAGGTCGTTCAGCGCGCGGCCCTGCCCACCCGGAAAGCGCTTGCGGCCGAGATCGACCACGGCCTGCGCAAGAACCGGCTGCAGAGCTTGCGCCTCGTCGTCGTCCAGGGTGAGCAGGGCATCGGCAAGTCACAGCTGATCGCCCAATGGTGGAACGAGCATGGCAAAGATCATTTCGACCGAAACACCTTCACCCTCGATTGCGCACGCCTGGGTGGTGACCAGATCGTCGTGGCGCTCAACGACTTCTTTCTCAGGTCGAAGCCGACGGCCGAGCTGACGCCTGCGCTGCCGGCGCGGCTGAAACAGTTGTCTCGTCTCCTGATCGTCCTCGATGGTCTGTCGCAGGAGCAGAACCGTCCGCATCCGAGACCCGCTGACGATCGGCAAGAGAGTCCCATCCCCGCCGGTCGAGCGGATTCAGCCGCCTTCAATCGAGTCCGGGAGTTCGTGCTGTTCCTGGCCCAGGCCGGGGTTCGCGCCTCTGTCCTGCTCGGCGTTCAGACGGCCGAGAAGACGGGCGATGCGCTTGGTATTTCCGGTCGCCTCGACGCCTCGACCGGCGTCGAGTTCGTCTCGCCCAAGCGGCTGTCGCCCGAGGAAGGCGCGCTGCTGTTCCAGGCTCTGGAGGTGGGCGGCCTATCCCTGCCGGACCTGCAGTCGTTGTCGGCGCGCCTGCAGGGGCTGCCTATCTCCATCACGGCGGCCGCGCACTACCTGCGCGAGGCGAACGCTGTCCAGGCCGAAGCCTTCCTCACCGACATCGCCAAGGCCGGCGACTTCCAGTTCTTCGACGCCTTCTTCGAGCGCTACCTGCAGGCGATCAACAGCGGCGCCGTCGATCCCCAGGCCCACCCCCACGCCTATCTGCGCCTGCTCGCGCTGATGCCAGGGCCGGTGGCCAAAAGCCGGCTGGACGACCTGTTGGCGAAGGGGCGCATCCGCAGACTGCAGAACGGCGACACCGGTCTGTTCGAACGGATGCGGATCGCCTTCGTCATCGACCAGGACTCCCATATCGACATCAATCCGATGGTACGGAGCCTGTTGCGGCAGGAACTGGCGCGGCACGTGCGCGAGAGTGCGCCCGGGGTTGACCGGGATCGGGCCGAACTGCGCTGGATCCACGCAACCGCAGCCATCTCGTGCCACAGCCGCCTGCCCTTGAGGCCGAGCGACTACACAATCGCCGAGATCGAGATGATCGAGGGCGTCCTGTATCACCTGCTGGCCGTACGCGACCTGCTGGACGAACCTCAACCCGGCGCCGCCCCGGACGAAGACCTGCGCCCGCTTGAAGATCTGCTGGCCGAGCCCCTCTCTCCGGCCGCCATCACCCGGTTCTGCCTCGAGAAGATTGTGCGGCGATACCTGATGGATCGGCGCACCCACCGGGTCACGCGCATCCTCGGCCAGTTCGAAACCAAAGCCCGGCTTCTGGGGCTGTTCTTCGACGGCTCCGACGACGGAAGCGGGCCACGCCACCTCGATGTCTGGGACCAGGTCGATCTCTACGGCGAGATCGGGGTTTGCTGGATGCACGCCGGCCGCCTCAAACTTGCCCATGAGGCTCTGGCCAAGGCCATGCGGTGTTTCCAGCGCATGGGGTTGACCGTGACCCAGGACAGCTTCCCCCTTTTGGAGGGGACGCAGCTGCGGCTCTGGAGCGAAACGCTGTCGACCTACTCACTCGTCCAGATGCGCATGGGCAGGACGTGCTCGGTGGTCGAAGACATGCTGTCGCCGGCAGTCGCCGTCGGCGCCCGTTTCGCAAGGGCGGTGCTGGTCCTCGACAAGCCGCTGGACGATGAGGGCAAAGCCAAGCTGCGGTCCGCCCGACGGCTCATCTGCCGCGACGCCTACGTCAAGTTCCGGGCCGGCGATCTCGACGCCGCCCTCGATGGCTACGGCCTGGCTCTGGCGATCGAGAAGCTTGGCGGCGGCGACAAGCTTTCAGGTGACGCCCTGCGCCGCTACATTGAGGCCAAGGTCAGGCGCGGACCCTGCATTCCGGAAGATCTGCTCGAAGCCGACGCCCTCATAGATCGCCACCTGGAGCACAGGCGCAGCCCGACGGCGGCGCGACGCGGCTCCAACGACGTCATCTCGCTCTACGCGACGAAGATCATGCTGCAGCGGGCGCTGTCGAATTTCGCCGAGGCCGGCGCAATCCTCGAGGAAGCGCTGCGCCACCCCTTTGTCCAGCAGGGCGAGTGCTCCTATGTCGCCCGGATCGAACTCGAACTCGAACGCTATCGCCTGCTGATCGCCCAGAACGCCGCGACCCCCGAGGCGATGCAAGACCTGAAGCGCATCGTTCAGGATCTCGAAGCCCGTCACCATGGGTTGCTGCAAAGCGATGCAATGCTCGTCCTGGCCGAGATGGAAGCCGAGCCAGACCGGTCCAGGACCCTGTCAATTCTCGAGCGTCGTATGCTCCATGACGGCTGGAGCCTGCGGCGCGGCGATGTGGACACCATTCGCCGGGGCGACAGCGCGGTGAAAAGCTGGGGCTGTTAG
- a CDS encoding aminotransferase class I/II-fold pyridoxal phosphate-dependent enzyme — MQPAIPNSRAFDARFRCPISQKPSLIRADCNCLGRGAKRRYPELNEILATEADDGLEYDDNRRLDGQCQRLRELIGERERCSPSRVLLGGSGLERIPMIAAALGIERIIRLEGDFHGYDRHSLLTGVERITLRVDPKTRTLSPEALAAAVRGLGKAMLMLTLGGSNPLLTPITRAHVKAAHEANPELVILVDGAYRQYSDQFHLSDLADEFDRVIYLQVASKDIFLPGPRLSWVVPSARFAERLTQIQAPFPLNTGGVRQAIAMLERPELLAALRGEQAKARDILIEGLSRLRLTLISGVAPWVVLQWPGDAAAVVRKLEDDYGVLVQQQIHAPLEDSWMRISATTPEEATHIVWAVTLIVVQGIAH, encoded by the coding sequence ATGCAACCCGCCATCCCCAATTCGCGCGCCTTCGATGCGCGCTTCCGCTGTCCCATCTCCCAGAAACCGAGCCTCATCAGGGCCGATTGCAACTGCCTTGGTCGGGGCGCCAAACGGCGATATCCCGAGCTCAACGAAATCCTCGCCACCGAGGCCGATGACGGGCTCGAGTATGATGACAACCGTCGTCTCGACGGGCAATGCCAACGTCTGCGCGAGCTGATCGGCGAACGCGAGCGGTGCAGCCCGAGCCGCGTCCTGCTCGGCGGCTCCGGCCTGGAACGGATTCCGATGATCGCCGCCGCCTTGGGCATCGAGCGGATCATCCGCCTCGAGGGCGACTTCCATGGCTATGACCGCCATTCGCTGTTGACCGGCGTCGAACGCATCACGCTGCGCGTCGACCCGAAGACCCGCACCCTCTCGCCCGAAGCCCTCGCCGCCGCCGTGCGCGGCCTCGGCAAGGCGATGCTGATGCTGACGTTGGGTGGCAGCAACCCGCTGCTGACTCCCATCACCCGGGCGCACGTCAAGGCCGCCCATGAAGCCAACCCCGAACTGGTGATCCTGGTCGATGGCGCCTACCGGCAATACAGCGACCAGTTCCACCTCAGCGATCTGGCCGATGAGTTCGACCGCGTGATCTACCTCCAGGTCGCCTCAAAGGACATCTTTCTGCCTGGTCCACGCCTGTCCTGGGTGGTGCCCTCGGCGCGCTTCGCCGAGCGCCTGACCCAGATCCAGGCGCCGTTTCCGCTCAATACTGGCGGCGTGCGGCAAGCGATCGCAATGCTGGAACGGCCCGAACTGCTCGCGGCCCTGCGCGGCGAGCAGGCCAAGGCCAGGGATATCCTGATCGAGGGCCTGAGCCGGCTGCGCCTGACCCTTATCAGCGGCGTCGCGCCGTGGGTCGTCCTGCAGTGGCCAGGGGATGCAGCGGCAGTGGTTCGCAAGCTCGAGGACGATTATGGCGTTCTCGTTCAGCAGCAGATCCATGCGCCACTCGAAGACAGCTGGATGCGCATCAGCGCGACGACGCCCGAAGAAGCGACCCATATCGTCTGGGCGGTGACGCTCATCGTCGTCCAGGGGATAGCACATTGA